One stretch of Halobaculum marinum DNA includes these proteins:
- a CDS encoding beta strand repeat-containing protein codes for MDRGTRTPALVVVAALIVIAAPMVVGVDSGAVSGGLLDGEVGGVSIGGGADASLSVRGEVPLAQADARIAGDGLRDRAGTAVAGVGDVNGDGVADVLVAAPSADGGEQNTGAVYLFYGPIDPGDMAVSNADATFVGAAANDSAGAGIAGGDVDGDGYSDLVIGAPGADAAGADSGAVYVVYGGESLSGTNDLSVASDLVLTGAGGGDAAGEAVSVVLREEGDRGAAANRGGGVLVGAPRADTPAGNDSGAAYVVSLTDRPSGNRSLASADATFHGEDDNDLAGRAVAGVGDVDDDGRADAAVGAPAFDVAGTNGSNHGTVYVLSGVFEASDTSSLGDTPIRLDGAASGDFAGRALDGGADVNGDGVDDLVVGAPFADGNGTDAGAAYVVFGRQGLGSGDLAGADRTYLGAAAGDLAGSAVALTGTACGPRADVLVGAPQTDTAAGEDAGAVYFVEDGGAERSSSLGDAAGRITGVGDDDEAGSAVASAGDVGGDGSQDVLVGAPRNDALAGDGGSVYVLYGECVDDDESRVDGAPASVFDGDASASGPATGDVSDSGPTDSQSGNDDAETGGAGATNDDGATNDETDGSEAADTDPADASDDDSEDQSAADEHDDEDAASGGASSSNDDSPEDDGDGDGDDAGDSAAGAGGSDTDDENGGGDSDAEGDGDAPADDAGDGDDSDSDAGPSDSDTGGESDESESGGATGASGDSQSQNGENQESNDDSAPEDGGDDETEGGPDDGGATGASESGQTDETTQGESDAQGNGDDAPGNSDDTSSNNGDDAPGNNGASGNNDDQSSNNDDQSSNNDDQSSNNDDQSSNNDDQSSNNDDQSSNNDDQSSNNDDQSSNNDDQSSNNDDQSSNNDDQSSNNDDQSSNNDAPGNSEGASSNNGDDAPGNSDDAPGNDDAPGNNGDESSNGDEAPGNSGDAPGNDDESSNDDGEPGNSEDAPGNSDESSNNDAPGNSDDAPGNNDESSNNDDQSGDGAPDGTDDGQDTGESASSTDGEGSSESDADQSGDSDDTPGNSDDAPGNDDGGPADGADATDDESEGSGDDGNAPDEEQSDEGDETDGRPNGSGDASESNGEEGSESSDSSTTDDGDGDGDQLPNDDSEDGSASSTPDESNSEQSNGQESNPAGDDSQGPPPDDSDGEGSTDGGDGPADADEQPESGEEGDSAAGNDASGAPGQEDDQGGDNQAGNSGDSENGEGPPGQQEDEADGSDGAPTDGDDAGPGNGNGDANGNGNGNANGNGDTEGSNANANGNGDTESANGGANGNGNGGANGQGASDASESTNSNGTNGSTDPGPAGTQGNSTNDGTPADATESQAANGTENTNATGDSNGSSSANGNDDNGANGNSNGNGNGGANANGNGNGNGNGNGNANGNGNGNGNGDANANENGNGNGNGNGNANGNGNANGNSDTVNDGGPESGEQGQADSSESEDDDVDNDADDAEAEDEENDDEDDESEEDDDEGDDDDEDEGEGLIDWLFALAR; via the coding sequence ATGGATCGCGGCACTCGGACCCCCGCATTAGTCGTCGTCGCGGCGCTGATCGTGATTGCAGCGCCGATGGTCGTCGGTGTCGACTCCGGTGCAGTCTCGGGCGGCTTACTCGACGGCGAGGTCGGCGGCGTCTCCATCGGTGGCGGCGCAGACGCCTCGCTGTCGGTGCGCGGCGAGGTGCCGCTGGCGCAGGCAGACGCCCGAATCGCCGGCGACGGACTTCGCGACCGCGCCGGGACGGCGGTCGCGGGCGTCGGCGACGTGAACGGCGACGGCGTCGCGGACGTCCTCGTGGCGGCCCCGAGCGCCGATGGCGGCGAACAGAACACCGGCGCAGTCTACCTCTTCTACGGTCCGATCGACCCCGGCGACATGGCCGTGTCGAACGCGGACGCGACGTTCGTCGGCGCCGCGGCGAACGACTCGGCAGGGGCGGGTATCGCCGGCGGCGACGTGGACGGCGACGGGTACAGCGACCTCGTGATCGGCGCGCCCGGCGCCGACGCGGCGGGCGCCGACTCGGGCGCCGTGTACGTCGTCTACGGCGGGGAGTCGCTGTCGGGGACGAACGACCTCTCCGTCGCCTCGGACCTCGTGTTGACCGGTGCCGGCGGCGGGGACGCGGCGGGCGAAGCCGTCTCCGTCGTGCTCCGCGAGGAGGGTGACCGCGGCGCGGCGGCGAACCGCGGCGGCGGCGTCCTCGTGGGTGCACCGCGCGCGGACACGCCCGCGGGGAACGACTCCGGCGCGGCGTACGTCGTCTCCCTGACCGACCGCCCGAGCGGGAACCGCTCGCTGGCGTCCGCCGACGCGACGTTCCACGGCGAAGACGACAACGACCTCGCCGGACGGGCGGTTGCGGGCGTCGGCGACGTGGACGACGACGGTCGGGCCGACGCCGCGGTCGGGGCGCCCGCGTTCGACGTTGCGGGGACGAACGGGTCGAACCACGGCACCGTCTACGTGCTCTCGGGCGTGTTCGAGGCGTCGGACACCTCCTCGCTCGGCGACACCCCGATCCGCCTTGACGGGGCCGCGAGCGGCGACTTCGCGGGTCGCGCACTCGACGGCGGCGCAGACGTGAACGGCGACGGCGTCGACGACCTCGTGGTCGGCGCGCCGTTCGCCGACGGCAACGGCACCGACGCCGGCGCGGCGTACGTCGTCTTCGGGCGCCAGGGGCTCGGGAGCGGCGACCTCGCGGGCGCAGACCGGACGTACCTCGGCGCCGCCGCCGGCGACCTCGCGGGCTCTGCGGTCGCCCTGACCGGCACGGCGTGCGGCCCGCGCGCGGACGTGCTGGTCGGCGCCCCGCAGACCGACACCGCCGCCGGTGAGGACGCCGGAGCGGTGTACTTCGTCGAGGACGGCGGTGCCGAACGGAGTTCGAGCCTCGGTGACGCGGCCGGTCGGATCACTGGCGTGGGTGACGACGACGAAGCCGGATCTGCCGTCGCGTCCGCAGGTGACGTGGGTGGCGACGGGAGCCAAGACGTGCTCGTCGGCGCCCCCCGGAACGACGCGCTGGCCGGCGACGGCGGCTCCGTGTACGTCCTCTACGGGGAGTGTGTCGACGACGACGAGTCGCGGGTGGACGGCGCCCCGGCGAGCGTGTTCGACGGCGACGCGAGCGCGAGCGGCCCCGCGACTGGTGACGTGAGCGACAGCGGACCGACTGACTCGCAGTCCGGCAACGACGACGCGGAGACCGGCGGGGCCGGAGCGACGAACGACGACGGGGCGACGAACGACGAGACGGACGGGTCCGAGGCGGCAGACACCGATCCTGCCGACGCGAGCGACGACGACTCGGAGGACCAGTCCGCCGCCGACGAGCATGACGACGAGGACGCTGCGAGCGGCGGGGCGTCGAGCTCGAACGACGACTCACCCGAAGACGACGGAGACGGAGATGGTGACGACGCCGGTGACTCCGCCGCCGGCGCTGGCGGTAGCGACACCGACGACGAGAACGGCGGGGGTGACTCCGACGCGGAGGGTGACGGTGACGCGCCGGCGGACGACGCGGGCGACGGAGACGACTCCGACAGCGACGCCGGGCCATCGGACAGCGATACCGGCGGCGAATCCGACGAGAGTGAGTCGGGCGGGGCGACCGGTGCCAGCGGCGACAGCCAGAGCCAAAACGGTGAGAATCAGGAGTCGAACGACGACTCGGCTCCAGAGGACGGCGGTGACGACGAGACCGAGGGTGGGCCGGACGACGGGGGCGCGACTGGCGCTTCTGAGAGCGGCCAGACGGACGAGACAACCCAAGGTGAGAGTGACGCACAAGGGAACGGCGACGACGCACCCGGGAACAGCGACGACACATCTAGCAACAACGGCGACGATGCGCCGGGCAACAACGGCGCATCGGGCAACAACGACGACCAGTCCAGCAACAACGACGACCAGTCCAGCAACAACGACGACCAGTCCAGCAACAACGACGACCAGTCCAGCAACAACGACGACCAGTCCAGCAACAACGACGACCAGTCCAGCAACAACGACGACCAGTCCAGCAACAACGACGACCAGTCCAGCAACAACGACGACCAGTCCAGCAACAACGACGACCAGTCCAGCAACAACGACGACCAGTCCAGCAACAACGACGACCAGTCCAGCAACAACGACGCACCCGGAAACAGCGAAGGCGCATCAAGCAACAACGGCGACGACGCACCCGGCAACAGCGACGACGCCCCCGGCAACGATGACGCACCCGGGAACAACGGCGACGAATCCAGCAACGGTGATGAAGCACCGGGCAACAGCGGCGACGCACCCGGCAACGACGACGAGTCCAGCAACGACGACGGCGAACCAGGCAACAGCGAAGACGCCCCCGGCAACAGCGACGAGTCCAGCAACAACGACGCACCGGGCAACAGCGATGACGCACCCGGAAACAACGACGAGTCCAGCAACAACGACGATCAGTCGGGTGACGGTGCACCTGACGGGACGGACGACGGCCAGGACACCGGCGAGAGTGCATCGAGTACTGATGGTGAGGGGTCGAGCGAGAGCGACGCCGACCAGAGCGGCGACAGTGACGATACACCGGGCAACAGCGACGACGCTCCGGGGAACGACGACGGCGGACCTGCCGACGGCGCTGACGCGACCGACGACGAGAGCGAGGGCTCTGGCGACGACGGAAACGCCCCCGACGAGGAGCAGAGCGACGAGGGCGACGAGACGGACGGACGCCCGAACGGTTCCGGCGACGCGAGTGAGTCGAACGGCGAGGAGGGAAGCGAGTCCAGCGACTCGTCGACCACCGACGACGGCGACGGCGACGGAGATCAGCTCCCGAACGACGACTCCGAGGACGGGTCCGCTTCGTCGACGCCAGACGAATCGAACAGCGAGCAGTCGAACGGCCAAGAGTCGAACCCTGCCGGTGACGACTCACAGGGCCCGCCCCCGGACGACTCCGACGGCGAGGGATCGACGGACGGTGGCGACGGACCCGCTGATGCGGACGAGCAGCCTGAGTCCGGTGAGGAGGGCGATTCGGCCGCTGGGAACGACGCCTCGGGCGCGCCCGGGCAGGAAGACGATCAGGGCGGCGACAACCAAGCGGGTAACTCCGGCGACTCCGAGAACGGCGAGGGCCCGCCCGGTCAACAGGAGGACGAAGCCGACGGCAGTGACGGCGCTCCGACCGACGGAGACGACGCCGGGCCCGGGAACGGCAACGGCGACGCCAACGGAAATGGAAACGGGAACGCCAACGGCAACGGCGACACCGAGGGCAGCAACGCAAACGCCAACGGCAACGGCGACACGGAGAGCGCAAACGGCGGTGCCAACGGGAACGGTAACGGAGGTGCCAACGGCCAAGGTGCGAGCGACGCCAGTGAGAGCACGAACAGCAACGGGACCAACGGCAGTACCGACCCGGGGCCTGCCGGCACGCAGGGGAACTCTACGAACGACGGAACGCCCGCCGACGCGACCGAATCCCAGGCCGCGAACGGCACCGAGAACACCAACGCCACCGGCGATTCAAACGGGAGTTCCAGCGCCAACGGCAACGACGACAACGGGGCGAACGGGAATAGCAATGGCAACGGGAACGGTGGTGCGAACGCCAACGGCAACGGCAACGGCAACGGAAACGGGAACGGGAACGCCAACGGCAACGGCAACGGGAATGGCAACGGTGACGCCAACGCCAACGAGAACGGCAACGGCAACGGGAACGGAAATGGGAATGCCAACGGCAACGGGAACGCTAACGGCAACAGCGACACGGTGAACGACGGCGGTCCCGAATCGGGTGAGCAGGGTCAAGCTGACTCGTCGGAGAGCGAGGACGACGACGTCGACAACGACGCCGACGACGCCGAAGCTGAAGACGAGGAGAACGACGATGAAGACGACGAGAGCGAGGAGGATGACGACGAAGGGGACGACGACGACGAGGATGAAGGCGAAGGGCTCATCGACTGGTTGTTCGCCCTCGCCAGGTAG
- a CDS encoding integrin alpha, producing the protein MVRVDGPAVVVAVAVVLVVAAPVAGAVLPTGGGPVASAASADPASLGTGDGDRVTHDRRGVLSGRTTLADADTRVRASASGDRVGRTLAGVGDVNGDGVDDVLVGAPRNDSGGERAGAVYLFYGPVDRGDISVADADLVLYGAAAGDSLGSAVAGGDVDGDGYSDLVIGAPGADAAANNSGAAYVVYGGESLSGSARITAAADVRLAGVGANDGAGNAVGTVDAGRLADDSGGGVVVGARAANTTAGTSSGAVYVVDLRDGAEGARSLADADATFLGEDDNDAAGVAVAGVGDVDDDGREEVAVGASGADKVSANASNHGAVYVLSNVFSGGTRSLATADARLDGTAAREGAGYALAGGADVNGDGVDDIVVGAPFADATGTDAGAAYVVFGGDIADGDLSDADHRLYGIDAGDRAGFSVGLAGAACGDAADVLVGAPQRDTVAGNDSGAAYLVDGAVEPGETNLRDADATLRGADAGGEAGTAVADAGDAGGDDAADVLVGAPQAGDGGVAYLLHGDCVDERTDDDSDDDQDKDRDKDRDKDRDDDRDKDRDNDRDRDDDKDEDDDLSVVTVAAACERGGGNVTVANPNDESVRVVVTGPDGFERRTTLDADGGENDTLSLPGLADGEYTVRTVTADGADRTTVGRETVTVDCGPGPSAVVVATGCLDGNGTGTLGVANPAAVDVNVTVDGPDGYEATQALGAAGTGTNETTFVGLSDGNYTVTTLTAGVDPTEVGNETVEIACGPVVPDDGNVTDGNETDGNVTDGNVTDGNVTDGNETDGNVTDGNVTDGGAGDENETGENDSDVPLGPPVTDGGDERENATDSDESDDENATEGDGEEEEGEGVETDGDGDGDESEEEENGDESEEEENGDESEEEENGEADDEEDGGESETDDNGDADDEEDESEADEEEAEEDDGAAGPSRVLPA; encoded by the coding sequence ATGGTGCGAGTAGACGGACCGGCGGTGGTCGTCGCGGTCGCTGTGGTGCTCGTGGTTGCCGCGCCGGTCGCTGGCGCGGTGCTACCGACTGGTGGTGGACCCGTCGCCTCGGCGGCGTCGGCAGATCCAGCGAGCCTCGGAACGGGCGACGGTGACCGGGTCACACACGACAGACGGGGGGTACTGAGCGGTCGGACGACGCTCGCGGACGCGGACACCCGCGTTCGAGCGAGCGCTTCGGGCGACCGCGTGGGGCGGACGCTCGCGGGCGTGGGCGACGTGAACGGCGACGGCGTCGACGACGTCCTAGTCGGCGCTCCGCGAAACGACTCCGGCGGCGAGCGCGCCGGCGCGGTGTACCTGTTCTACGGACCCGTCGACCGGGGCGACATCAGCGTCGCCGACGCGGACCTGGTGTTGTACGGCGCCGCCGCCGGGGACAGCCTCGGCTCCGCGGTCGCCGGCGGCGACGTGGACGGCGACGGGTACAGCGACCTCGTGATCGGCGCGCCCGGCGCCGACGCGGCGGCGAACAACTCGGGGGCGGCGTACGTCGTCTACGGCGGGGAGTCGCTGTCGGGGTCGGCGCGGATCACCGCCGCCGCCGACGTCCGACTGGCCGGCGTGGGCGCGAACGACGGGGCCGGCAACGCCGTCGGCACGGTCGACGCGGGGCGCCTCGCAGACGACAGCGGCGGCGGAGTGGTCGTCGGCGCGCGCGCGGCCAACACGACCGCCGGCACGTCGTCGGGCGCGGTGTACGTCGTCGACCTGCGCGACGGCGCCGAGGGCGCACGCTCGCTGGCCGACGCCGACGCCACGTTCCTCGGCGAGGACGACAACGACGCCGCGGGCGTCGCAGTCGCGGGCGTCGGCGACGTGGACGACGACGGTCGCGAGGAGGTGGCGGTGGGCGCATCGGGTGCCGACAAGGTCAGCGCCAACGCCTCGAATCACGGCGCGGTGTACGTGCTCTCGAACGTGTTCTCCGGCGGCACACGCAGTCTCGCCACGGCAGACGCGCGCCTCGACGGCACCGCGGCGCGCGAAGGGGCGGGGTACGCCCTCGCCGGCGGCGCTGACGTGAACGGCGACGGCGTCGACGACATCGTGGTCGGCGCGCCGTTCGCCGACGCCACCGGCACCGACGCTGGCGCGGCGTACGTCGTCTTCGGTGGCGACATCGCAGACGGGGACCTGAGCGACGCCGACCACCGGCTGTACGGCATCGACGCCGGAGACCGCGCTGGCTTCTCGGTCGGCCTCGCCGGTGCGGCCTGCGGCGACGCCGCCGACGTGCTCGTCGGCGCGCCACAGCGCGACACGGTCGCGGGCAACGACTCCGGCGCGGCGTACCTCGTCGACGGCGCGGTCGAGCCCGGAGAGACGAATCTCCGTGACGCCGACGCGACCCTGCGCGGCGCGGACGCCGGCGGCGAGGCCGGCACGGCGGTCGCCGACGCCGGGGACGCCGGCGGCGACGACGCCGCAGACGTGCTGGTCGGCGCGCCGCAGGCCGGCGACGGCGGTGTCGCGTACCTGCTCCACGGCGACTGCGTCGACGAGCGGACGGACGACGACAGTGACGATGACCAAGACAAGGACCGGGACAAGGACCGGGACAAGGACCGGGACGATGACCGGGACAAGGACCGGGACAACGACCGCGACCGTGACGACGACAAGGACGAGGACGACGACCTGAGCGTGGTGACGGTCGCCGCGGCCTGCGAGCGCGGCGGCGGGAACGTGACGGTCGCGAACCCGAACGACGAGTCGGTGCGCGTCGTGGTCACGGGGCCGGACGGCTTCGAACGGCGAACGACCCTCGACGCCGACGGAGGGGAGAACGACACGCTCAGTCTGCCCGGACTCGCGGACGGAGAGTACACCGTTCGGACGGTGACAGCCGACGGCGCGGATCGCACGACGGTCGGGCGCGAGACGGTCACCGTCGACTGCGGCCCCGGCCCGTCCGCGGTCGTCGTCGCCACCGGCTGTCTCGACGGAAACGGAACCGGGACGCTCGGCGTCGCGAACCCCGCCGCGGTCGACGTGAACGTGACGGTCGACGGCCCCGATGGGTACGAGGCGACCCAGGCGCTCGGCGCCGCGGGCACCGGCACGAACGAGACGACGTTCGTCGGACTGAGCGACGGCAACTACACGGTCACGACCCTGACCGCTGGCGTCGACCCGACCGAGGTCGGGAACGAGACGGTCGAAATCGCGTGTGGTCCGGTCGTCCCTGACGACGGGAACGTGACTGACGGCAACGAGACTGACGGCAACGTCACCGATGGGAACGTCACCGACGGGAATGTCACCGACGGGAACGAAACTGACGGGAACGTTACCGACGGCAACGTGACGGACGGCGGCGCCGGCGACGAGAACGAGACTGGCGAGAACGACAGCGACGTACCACTCGGCCCACCCGTGACGGACGGTGGGGACGAGCGCGAGAACGCCACCGACAGCGACGAGTCCGACGACGAGAACGCCACTGAGGGCGATGGCGAAGAAGAGGAAGGCGAGGGAGTCGAGACCGACGGCGATGGCGACGGTGACGAATCCGAGGAGGAAGAGAACGGTGACGAATCCGAGGAGGAAGAGAACGGTGACGAATCCGAGGAGGAAGAGAACGGTGAAGCCGACGACGAAGAAGACGGAGGCGAATCTGAAACAGACGACAACGGAGACGCCGACGACGAAGAAGACGAATCTGAAGCGGACGAGGAGGAGGCCGAAGAGGACGACGGAGCCGCCGGGCCGTCTCGGGTGCTGCCCGCTTGA
- a CDS encoding mandelate racemase/muconate lactonizing enzyme family protein, with the protein MSRNYDSLHDPNAEYTMRELSSETMGVTAKRGGGRDVEITDVQCTMVDGNFPWTLVRVYTDAGIVGTGEAYWGAGVPELIERMKPMVVGENPLDIDRLYEHLIQKMSGEGSVEGVTVTAISGIEIALHDLAGKILEIPAYQLLGGKYRDKMRVYCDCHTEEEADPEACADEAERVVEELGYDALKFDLDVPSGHEKDRANRHLRPGEIRHKAEIVEAVTERVKDKADVAFDCHWTFSGGSAKRLANAIEEYDVWWLEDPVPPENLDVQEEVTKSTVTPITVGENRYRVTEERRLIENQAVDIIAPDMPKVGGMRETRKIADVANQYYVPVAMHNVSSPVATMASAHVGAAIPNSLAVEYHSYELGWWEDLVEEDVIEDGYITIPEEPGLGVTLDMDTVEEHMVDGETLFDEA; encoded by the coding sequence ATGAGCAGGAACTACGACTCGCTCCACGACCCGAACGCGGAGTACACGATGCGGGAACTGTCGAGCGAGACGATGGGTGTGACGGCGAAGCGCGGCGGCGGGCGCGACGTCGAGATCACGGACGTGCAGTGCACGATGGTCGACGGGAACTTCCCGTGGACGCTCGTGCGCGTGTACACCGACGCCGGCATCGTCGGCACCGGCGAGGCGTACTGGGGCGCGGGCGTCCCGGAACTCATCGAGCGCATGAAGCCGATGGTCGTCGGCGAGAACCCGCTCGACATCGACCGCCTGTACGAGCACCTCATCCAGAAGATGTCCGGCGAGGGCTCCGTCGAGGGCGTCACCGTCACCGCCATCTCCGGCATCGAGATCGCACTCCACGACCTCGCGGGCAAGATCCTCGAGATCCCGGCGTACCAGCTGCTGGGCGGCAAGTACCGCGACAAGATGCGCGTCTACTGCGACTGCCACACCGAGGAGGAGGCCGACCCCGAGGCGTGTGCCGACGAGGCCGAACGCGTCGTCGAGGAACTGGGCTACGACGCGCTGAAGTTCGACCTCGACGTGCCCTCGGGCCACGAAAAGGACCGCGCGAACCGCCACCTGCGGCCGGGCGAGATCCGCCACAAGGCCGAGATCGTCGAGGCGGTGACCGAGCGCGTGAAGGACAAGGCCGACGTGGCGTTCGACTGCCACTGGACGTTCTCGGGTGGCTCCGCCAAGCGCCTCGCGAACGCCATCGAGGAGTACGACGTGTGGTGGCTGGAGGACCCCGTGCCGCCGGAGAACCTCGACGTGCAAGAGGAGGTCACGAAGTCCACCGTCACGCCGATCACGGTCGGCGAGAACCGCTACCGCGTCACCGAGGAGCGTCGCCTCATCGAGAATCAGGCGGTCGACATCATCGCGCCCGACATGCCGAAGGTCGGCGGGATGCGCGAGACCCGCAAGATCGCGGACGTGGCGAACCAGTACTACGTCCCGGTCGCGATGCACAACGTCTCCTCGCCGGTCGCGACGATGGCGAGCGCCCACGTCGGCGCGGCCATCCCGAACTCGCTGGCCGTCGAGTACCACTCGTACGAACTCGGCTGGTGGGAGGACCTGGTCGAGGAGGACGTCATCGAGGACGGCTACATCACCATCCCCGAGGAACCCGGCCTCGGCGTCACCCTCGACATGGACACCGTCGAGGAGCACATGGTCGACGGCGAGACGCTGTTCGACGAGGCGTAG
- a CDS encoding DUF7344 domain-containing protein, producing the protein MSGTTMPSGGGPAERTTASGYDDEDGEPHGVSEEELFDVLGNTRRRNALHAIATAEERTHELGDLSERVAAWENDVTVAEVDYAERKRVYTALQQSHLPRLDDAGLVEFDKDRGTVDATPALEDVEIYLDVVRGNEIPWSEYYLGLSAVSAALLAAVWVGAYPFTLVPDLGWFAFVVVAFTVSATANRYYSTGMKLGGDDVPPGVE; encoded by the coding sequence ATGTCGGGGACCACGATGCCCAGCGGCGGCGGCCCGGCCGAACGGACCACGGCCAGCGGGTACGACGACGAGGACGGTGAGCCGCACGGCGTCTCCGAGGAGGAACTGTTCGACGTCCTCGGGAACACGCGGAGACGCAACGCGCTCCACGCGATTGCGACGGCAGAGGAGCGCACTCACGAGTTGGGGGATCTCTCCGAACGCGTCGCGGCCTGGGAGAACGACGTCACCGTCGCCGAGGTGGACTACGCCGAGCGAAAGCGAGTGTACACCGCGCTCCAGCAGTCGCACCTCCCACGCCTCGACGACGCCGGCCTCGTCGAGTTCGACAAAGACCGCGGCACCGTCGACGCGACGCCGGCGCTGGAGGACGTCGAAATCTACCTCGACGTCGTGCGCGGCAACGAGATTCCGTGGAGCGAGTACTACCTCGGGCTGTCGGCGGTGTCGGCGGCGTTGCTGGCGGCGGTGTGGGTCGGCGCCTACCCGTTCACGCTGGTGCCCGACCTGGGGTGGTTCGCGTTCGTCGTCGTCGCGTTCACGGTGTCGGCGACCGCGAACCGCTACTACTCGACCGGCATGAAACTCGGCGGTGACGACGTTCCCCCCGGAGTCGAGTGA
- a CDS encoding PGF-pre-PGF domain-containing protein yields MKRVAAAVSLLALSGALVFPSAAAPFALSQSDVITQDVSLAPTSAPNGDYAYLDDDELVVDLTASNPNLAGDAEGVNPDAVTTISNVFRIHYNGSQYAHVWITDESDAVTFVVDGEPIQSEAANVTLGPNESVAVGVVVDTTGDGGDGLIDQIQVNARVADPETATVATGGGTGGDDSDDTSVGVATTSIRQSAPSETERRVEVRNPDGSVGVDLDPLPLDAGGNVTLDELDLTATGGATVDLGLDVSAPDTDAGPGSLLGVESLGAVAVTEADAGSVDAATLRFSVSPAYLDARNVDSDDLTVFRTSDGETTTLPVRVVGERDDGRVVVEADTPGFSTFTVAALRPAIRVSEASLSTTDIEVGERTTVTARVSNDGRAAGERTLRVTLDGDLVAERVVDLAPNETTTVTVDVAPDGPGSYEVAVDGTTAGTLVVADGESTDDAAAGGATLTEQSDLGDTTPGGASTSGAGTVADGEPDVATAGPVEEPAGLGLPEVGGLTVAVALVVATLLLVRRVSR; encoded by the coding sequence ATGAAACGAGTCGCCGCCGCGGTCTCCCTGCTGGCCCTCTCGGGAGCACTCGTGTTCCCATCAGCCGCCGCACCGTTCGCCCTCTCCCAATCTGACGTGATCACGCAAGACGTGTCGCTCGCCCCGACGTCTGCCCCCAACGGCGACTACGCCTACCTCGACGACGACGAACTCGTCGTCGACCTCACCGCCTCGAACCCGAACCTCGCGGGGGACGCCGAGGGGGTCAACCCCGACGCCGTCACGACCATATCGAACGTCTTCCGGATCCACTACAACGGCTCGCAGTACGCGCACGTCTGGATCACAGACGAGTCCGACGCCGTGACGTTCGTCGTCGACGGCGAGCCGATCCAGTCCGAGGCGGCCAACGTCACACTCGGGCCGAACGAGTCGGTCGCAGTCGGGGTCGTCGTCGACACGACCGGCGACGGCGGCGACGGGCTGATCGACCAGATCCAGGTGAACGCCCGTGTCGCCGACCCCGAGACGGCGACCGTCGCGACCGGCGGCGGCACGGGCGGCGACGACTCGGACGACACGAGCGTCGGCGTCGCCACCACCTCGATCCGACAGTCCGCACCGAGCGAGACCGAGCGGCGGGTCGAGGTGCGCAATCCCGACGGGTCGGTCGGCGTCGACCTCGACCCACTGCCGCTCGACGCCGGCGGGAACGTCACGCTCGACGAACTCGACCTCACGGCGACCGGCGGAGCCACCGTCGACCTCGGACTCGACGTGTCGGCGCCGGACACCGACGCCGGCCCCGGGTCTCTCCTCGGCGTCGAGTCGCTCGGGGCCGTCGCGGTGACCGAGGCGGACGCGGGCAGCGTCGACGCGGCGACGCTCCGGTTCAGCGTCTCGCCCGCCTACCTCGACGCCCGGAACGTCGACTCAGACGATCTGACCGTGTTCCGGACCAGCGACGGGGAGACGACGACGCTGCCGGTCCGTGTCGTCGGGGAGCGCGACGACGGTCGCGTCGTCGTCGAAGCCGACACCCCCGGGTTCTCGACGTTCACCGTCGCCGCGCTTCGGCCGGCGATCCGAGTCTCCGAGGCGTCGCTCTCGACGACCGACATCGAGGTCGGGGAGCGGACGACCGTCACTGCCCGGGTCAGCAACGACGGGCGCGCCGCCGGCGAACGGACGCTACGGGTGACGCTCGACGGCGACCTGGTCGCCGAACGGGTCGTCGACCTCGCTCCGAACGAGACGACGACCGTGACGGTCGACGTCGCCCCCGACGGGCCGGGGAGCTACGAGGTCGCCGTCGACGGCACGACTGCGGGCACCCTCGTGGTCGCGGATGGAGAGTCGACCGACGACGCGGCCGCCGGTGGCGCAACCCTGACCGAACAGTCCGACCTCGGAGACACCACGCCGGGTGGAGCGTCAACTTCGGGGGCCGGGACGGTCGCGGACGGCGAACCCGACGTGGCGACCGCCGGTCCGGTCGAGGAGCCGGCGGGACTCGGACTGCCCGAGGTCGGCGGCCTCACGGTCGCGGTCGCGCTGGTGGTCGCGACGCTCCTGCTCGTCCGGCGCGTCTCTCGGTGA